From a single Paraburkholderia sp. FT54 genomic region:
- the ampC gene encoding class C beta-lactamase produces the protein MKFKTLSLTATVVFALCATAPVSRAADTTQDAIKRTVDAAIQPLMAKDGIRGMAIGIVAGGKAYVYNYGAASTETNQPVTPDTLFELGSVSKTFTATLATYAQLSGDLSLSDPTSKYLPVLQGSQFGNVKLVNLGTHTPGGLPLQVPDGIHTDAELMQYFKAWQPSCAPGTCRTYANPGIGTLGLITAKSMGQDFTVLLQQSLFPAMGLKNSYIDVPPARMPDYAQGYKKDGAPIRMTPGVLSAEAYGVKSTAADMTRFLQANMNLLQLDAKLQRAITQTHIGYFKAGVLTQDLIWEQYAYPVALKTLLAGNSSTMALNATPTAEIKPPLAPRQDVWINKTGSTNGFGAYVAFIPEKQLGIVMLANRNFPNEARVAAAYEILTALADASH, from the coding sequence ATGAAGTTCAAAACCCTCAGCCTCACGGCGACCGTGGTCTTTGCGTTGTGCGCGACCGCCCCAGTGAGCCGCGCAGCCGACACCACGCAAGACGCCATCAAACGAACGGTCGACGCGGCGATCCAGCCGCTCATGGCGAAAGACGGCATTCGTGGCATGGCGATCGGCATTGTCGCCGGTGGCAAGGCTTATGTGTACAACTATGGCGCAGCATCGACGGAAACCAATCAGCCCGTGACGCCCGACACGCTGTTCGAACTCGGCTCGGTCAGCAAGACCTTTACGGCGACGCTGGCAACGTATGCGCAGCTCAGCGGTGATCTTTCGTTGTCGGATCCGACCAGCAAATATCTGCCCGTGCTTCAGGGCAGCCAGTTCGGCAACGTGAAGCTCGTCAACCTGGGCACGCACACGCCCGGCGGCCTGCCGTTGCAAGTGCCGGACGGGATCCATACCGATGCCGAACTCATGCAGTATTTCAAGGCATGGCAGCCCAGTTGCGCACCGGGCACCTGCCGGACTTACGCCAATCCCGGCATCGGCACGCTCGGCCTGATCACGGCAAAGAGCATGGGACAGGATTTCACGGTGCTACTCCAACAAAGCCTGTTTCCCGCGATGGGATTGAAGAACAGCTATATCGACGTGCCGCCGGCGCGGATGCCGGATTACGCGCAAGGCTACAAGAAGGATGGCGCACCCATCCGCATGACACCGGGCGTGCTGTCCGCCGAAGCCTATGGCGTCAAGTCTACCGCGGCCGACATGACGCGCTTCCTGCAGGCGAACATGAATCTGCTCCAGCTCGATGCGAAGCTGCAGCGGGCGATCACGCAGACGCACATTGGCTACTTCAAGGCCGGCGTACTGACTCAGGATCTGATCTGGGAGCAATACGCGTATCCGGTCGCGTTGAAGACGTTGTTGGCTGGCAATTCGTCGACGATGGCTTTGAACGCCACGCCCACTGCCGAAATCAAGCCGCCGCTCGCGCCTCGACAGGATGTCTGGATCAACAAGACGGGGTCGACCAATGGCTTTGGCGCGTACGTGGCCTTCATTCCGGAGAAGCAGTTGGGCATCGTCATGCTCGCCAACAGGAACTTCCCGAACGAGGCTCGGGTAGCTGCCGCTTATGAGATTTTGACGGCGCTTGCTGACGCTTCGCATTGA
- a CDS encoding sarcosine oxidase subunit gamma codes for MWNETKGTASVVNHAVGKQMGVWQESPLVGAHGLLKKHQATASAAFRLGERPFLELVNMRGDTRDAAFVRAVESVIGCRPPEKANTVARGNGYDVIWLGPDEWLVRSATTHDATRTAPLQAKLGAAFVGVFASAVDIGSGYTVLEISGTHTREVLSRGCPLDLHPKLFGEGQCAQSHYFKASMTLLPTGANSFDIVVRRSFADYFVKIMLDAAEPLMS; via the coding sequence ATGTGGAATGAAACCAAGGGGACGGCGTCGGTCGTGAATCATGCTGTCGGCAAGCAAATGGGCGTGTGGCAGGAGTCGCCCCTGGTGGGCGCGCATGGGCTGCTAAAGAAGCATCAGGCGACGGCATCCGCGGCGTTCAGATTGGGTGAGCGGCCGTTTCTGGAGCTGGTCAACATGCGCGGCGATACGCGTGACGCGGCGTTCGTGCGGGCCGTGGAGAGCGTGATCGGCTGCCGTCCGCCTGAGAAGGCGAACACGGTGGCGCGCGGCAACGGCTACGACGTGATATGGCTCGGCCCGGATGAGTGGCTGGTGCGCTCGGCCACCACGCACGACGCGACGCGAACGGCCCCATTGCAGGCGAAACTCGGCGCCGCGTTCGTGGGCGTGTTCGCGTCGGCGGTGGATATCGGCAGCGGCTACACGGTGCTCGAAATCAGCGGCACGCACACACGTGAGGTGCTGTCGCGCGGTTGTCCACTCGATCTGCATCCCAAACTATTTGGCGAAGGGCAGTGCGCGCAGAGCCACTACTTCAAGGCATCGATGACGTTGCTGCCCACCGGCGCGAACAGTTTCGACATTGTCGTGCGCCGCAGCTTTGCGGACTACTTCGTCAAGATCATGCTCGACGCGGCCGAGCCGCTGATGTCGTAA
- a CDS encoding sarcosine oxidase subunit alpha family protein produces the protein MSQKDRLPNGGRINRAMPLTFTFNGRQYQGYQGDTLASALLANGEHFVARSWKYHRPRGIVTAGVEEPNAVVQLETGAYTVPNARATEIELYQGLVASSVNAKPSIEKDRMAINQKFARFIPAGFYYKTFMWPRKFWPKYEEVIRDAAGLGKAPEHADADRYDKCFAHCDVLVVGGGPTGLAAAHAAALSGARVTLIDDQPELGGSLLSRRAEIDGKPALQWVRKIEDELRQMPDVKILCRSTAFGYQDHNLVTVTQRLTEHLPVSQRKGTRELMWKIRAKRVILATGAHERPIVFGNNDLPGVMLASAVSTYLHRYAVLPGRNAVVFTNSDDGYQCALDLKAVGAQVTVVDPRASESKGTLPALARRYGVKVMNGVVITAAHGKLRVASVDVAPYSNGQVGAKQTELSCDLLAMSGGWSPVLHLFAQSGGKAHWHDEKACFVPGKAMQAETSVGACAGDFTLGQGIRFAVDAGVEAVRAAGFIVARPNSVQVAEITEAKMQPLWLVGGRELATRGPKQFVDFQNDVSAADIFLAAREGFESVEHVKRYTAMGFGTDQGKLGNINGMAILAQALGKTIPETGTTTFRPNYTPVTFGTFAGRELGEFLDPVRKTAVHEWHVENGAAFEDVGNWKRPWYYPKAGEDMPAAVARESLAVRTSVGILDASTLGKIDIQGPDSAKLLNWVYTNPWSKLKVGKCRYGLMLDENGMIFDDGVTVRLADQHYMMTTTTGGAARVLTWLERWLQTEWPDMRVRLASVTDHWATFAVVGPNSRKVLQKVCQDIDFANAAFPFMSYREGTVVGAASRVMRISFSGELAYEVNVPANVGRAVWEALMAAGAQFDITPYGTETMHVLRAEKGYIIVGQDTDGSMTPYDLGMGGLVAKSKDFLGKRSLTRPDTAKAGRKQLVGLLADDPSFVIPEGSQIVAGPFQGDTAPMLGHVTSSYYSPILKRSIAMAVVKGGLDKIGETVTIPLASDKQIAAKITSSVFYDSEGARQHVE, from the coding sequence ATGAGCCAGAAAGACCGACTCCCCAACGGCGGCCGCATCAATCGCGCAATGCCGCTGACGTTCACCTTCAACGGCCGCCAGTACCAGGGGTATCAAGGCGACACGCTGGCTTCGGCGCTGCTCGCGAACGGCGAGCATTTTGTCGCGCGTAGCTGGAAATACCATCGGCCGCGCGGCATCGTGACGGCTGGCGTGGAGGAGCCGAACGCCGTCGTGCAACTCGAAACCGGCGCGTACACGGTGCCGAACGCGCGAGCGACCGAAATCGAGCTGTACCAAGGGCTCGTTGCCAGCAGCGTGAACGCGAAGCCGAGCATCGAGAAAGACCGCATGGCGATCAACCAGAAGTTCGCGCGCTTCATTCCGGCGGGCTTCTACTACAAGACCTTCATGTGGCCGCGCAAATTCTGGCCGAAGTACGAAGAAGTGATCCGCGACGCGGCCGGTCTCGGCAAGGCGCCGGAACACGCCGACGCGGACCGCTACGACAAGTGCTTTGCGCATTGCGACGTGCTGGTGGTGGGCGGCGGCCCGACCGGTCTCGCGGCCGCGCACGCCGCCGCGTTGTCCGGCGCCCGCGTGACGCTGATCGACGATCAGCCGGAACTCGGCGGCTCGCTGCTGTCGCGCCGCGCGGAGATCGACGGCAAGCCCGCGCTGCAATGGGTGCGGAAAATCGAAGACGAGCTGCGGCAGATGCCCGACGTGAAGATCCTGTGCCGCAGCACGGCATTCGGCTATCAGGACCACAACCTCGTGACGGTGACGCAACGCCTCACCGAGCATCTGCCGGTGTCGCAACGCAAGGGCACGCGCGAACTGATGTGGAAGATCCGAGCGAAACGCGTGATTCTCGCGACCGGCGCGCATGAGCGGCCCATCGTGTTTGGCAACAACGATCTGCCGGGCGTGATGCTGGCGTCGGCCGTGTCGACGTATCTGCATCGCTATGCGGTGCTGCCGGGCCGCAATGCTGTGGTGTTCACCAATAGCGACGACGGCTATCAGTGCGCACTCGATCTGAAAGCGGTTGGCGCCCAGGTGACGGTGGTCGATCCGCGCGCGAGCGAATCGAAGGGCACGCTGCCCGCGCTCGCACGGCGCTACGGCGTCAAGGTGATGAACGGCGTCGTGATCACGGCGGCGCACGGCAAACTGCGCGTGGCGTCGGTGGACGTGGCGCCGTATTCGAACGGACAGGTCGGTGCGAAGCAGACTGAACTCTCCTGCGATCTGCTGGCGATGTCCGGTGGCTGGAGCCCGGTGCTGCATCTGTTCGCGCAATCGGGTGGCAAGGCGCACTGGCATGACGAGAAGGCCTGCTTCGTGCCGGGCAAGGCGATGCAGGCGGAGACGAGTGTCGGCGCCTGTGCTGGCGACTTCACGTTGGGCCAGGGCATCCGTTTCGCCGTCGATGCCGGCGTCGAGGCGGTGCGCGCGGCGGGCTTCATCGTCGCGCGGCCGAATTCGGTACAGGTGGCGGAAATCACGGAAGCGAAGATGCAGCCGCTGTGGCTGGTCGGCGGCCGCGAATTGGCTACGCGTGGGCCGAAGCAGTTCGTCGATTTCCAGAACGACGTGTCGGCCGCGGATATCTTTCTCGCAGCGCGCGAGGGCTTCGAATCGGTCGAACACGTGAAACGCTATACGGCGATGGGTTTCGGCACCGACCAGGGCAAGCTCGGCAACATCAACGGCATGGCGATTCTCGCGCAGGCGCTCGGCAAGACGATTCCCGAAACCGGCACGACGACGTTCCGGCCGAACTACACGCCCGTTACCTTCGGCACGTTTGCCGGCCGCGAGCTGGGCGAGTTTCTCGATCCCGTGCGCAAGACGGCGGTGCACGAATGGCACGTGGAAAACGGCGCGGCTTTCGAGGACGTGGGCAACTGGAAGCGTCCGTGGTACTACCCGAAAGCGGGCGAAGACATGCCCGCGGCAGTGGCGCGCGAATCGCTCGCGGTGCGCACGAGCGTCGGCATTCTCGACGCCTCGACGCTTGGCAAGATCGACATTCAGGGCCCTGATTCGGCCAAGCTGCTGAACTGGGTCTACACGAATCCGTGGAGCAAGCTGAAAGTCGGCAAGTGCCGTTACGGCCTGATGCTCGACGAAAACGGCATGATTTTCGACGACGGCGTCACGGTGCGCCTCGCCGACCAGCACTACATGATGACGACCACCACCGGCGGCGCGGCGCGCGTGCTCACGTGGCTCGAACGCTGGCTGCAAACCGAATGGCCGGACATGCGCGTGCGGCTCGCCTCGGTGACGGATCATTGGGCCACCTTCGCCGTGGTCGGTCCGAACAGCCGCAAGGTGCTGCAGAAGGTCTGCCAGGACATCGACTTCGCGAACGCCGCGTTCCCGTTCATGAGCTATCGCGAAGGCACGGTGGTGGGCGCCGCATCGCGTGTGATGCGCATCAGCTTCTCGGGCGAACTCGCCTATGAAGTGAACGTGCCGGCCAATGTCGGGCGCGCGGTGTGGGAAGCGCTGATGGCCGCGGGCGCGCAGTTCGACATCACGCCGTACGGCACCGAAACGATGCACGTGCTGCGCGCAGAGAAGGGCTACATCATCGTCGGCCAGGATACGGACGGTTCGATGACGCCGTACGACCTCGGCATGGGCGGGCTGGTGGCGAAGTCGAAGGACTTTCTCGGCAAGCGTTCGCTGACCCGCCCGGACACCGCGAAGGCTGGGCGCAAGCAACTGGTCGGCCTGCTCGCGGACGATCCGTCGTTCGTAATACCCGAGGGTTCGCAGATCGTCGCGGGTCCATTCCAGGGCGACACGGCGCCGATGCTCGGCCACGTCACGTCGAGCTACTACAGTCCGATCCTGAAGCGCTCCATCGCGATGGCGGTCGTGAAGGGCGGTCTCGACAAGATTGGCGAGACGGTCACGATTCCGCTCGCGAGCGACAAACAGATTGCAGCGAAGATCACCAGTTCGGTGTTCTACGACAGCGAAGGAGCACGTCAACATGTGGAATGA
- a CDS encoding sarcosine oxidase subunit delta, producing MLLIECPWCGPRAETEFSCGGEADLARPLDTDKLTDKEWGDYLFMRKNPRGVHREQWLHTQGCRRWFKAQRDTVSYEIQGYETFERPLLAMDGNEAEAQDQAQNKAQEGNAS from the coding sequence ATGCTACTGATCGAATGCCCGTGGTGCGGGCCACGCGCCGAAACCGAATTTTCCTGCGGCGGCGAAGCGGACCTTGCCCGTCCGCTCGACACCGACAAACTCACCGACAAGGAATGGGGCGACTACCTGTTCATGCGCAAGAACCCGCGCGGCGTGCATCGCGAGCAATGGCTGCATACGCAAGGCTGCCGCCGCTGGTTCAAGGCGCAGCGCGACACGGTGAGCTACGAAATTCAGGGCTACGAGACGTTCGAGCGACCGCTCCTTGCCATGGACGGCAACGAAGCTGAGGCACAAGACCAGGCGCAGAACAAAGCACAAGAGGGCAACGCATCATGA
- a CDS encoding sarcosine oxidase subunit beta family protein, whose amino-acid sequence MSRYSIFSLLRNGMSYHENWERQWKSPEPKREYDVVIVGGGGHGLATAYYLAREHGVRNVAVLEKGWIGGGNTARNTTIVRSNYLWDESAALYEKAMKLWEGLSQDLNYNVMFSQRGVMNLAHTLQDVRDTERRVNANRLNGVDAEFLTPAQIKEIEPTINLNSRYPVLGASIQRRGGVARHDAVAWGFARGADQAGVDIVQNCQVTGIRRNGSQVIGVDTTKGFIKAKKVAIVAAGNTSSLADMAGVRLPLESHPLQALVSEPIKPVVNTVVMSNAVHAYISQSDKGDLVIGAGVDQYTGFGQRGSFQIIEGTLEAIVEMFPVFSRVRMNRQWGGIVDVSPDACPIISKTDVKGLYFNCGWGTGGFKATPGSGWAYAHTIAKDEPHPLNAPFSLERFYTGHLIDEHGAAAVAH is encoded by the coding sequence ATGAGCCGCTATTCGATATTCAGCCTGTTGCGCAACGGGATGTCGTATCACGAGAACTGGGAGCGACAATGGAAGAGCCCCGAGCCCAAACGTGAGTACGACGTCGTGATCGTCGGCGGCGGTGGGCATGGGCTTGCCACGGCCTATTACCTCGCCAGGGAACACGGCGTGCGCAATGTCGCCGTGCTGGAGAAGGGTTGGATCGGCGGCGGCAATACGGCGCGCAATACGACCATCGTGCGCTCGAACTACTTGTGGGACGAGTCGGCCGCGCTCTACGAAAAAGCGATGAAACTGTGGGAAGGGCTCTCGCAAGACCTGAACTACAACGTGATGTTCAGCCAGCGCGGCGTGATGAACCTCGCGCACACGTTGCAGGACGTGCGCGACACCGAGCGTCGCGTGAATGCGAACCGGCTGAACGGCGTGGACGCCGAATTTCTCACGCCCGCGCAGATCAAGGAAATCGAGCCGACCATCAATCTGAATAGCCGCTACCCGGTACTTGGCGCGTCGATTCAGCGGCGCGGCGGTGTAGCGCGTCACGATGCGGTGGCCTGGGGTTTCGCGCGCGGCGCCGATCAGGCCGGCGTCGATATCGTGCAGAACTGCCAGGTCACGGGCATCCGCCGCAATGGCAGTCAGGTGATCGGCGTGGACACCACGAAGGGTTTCATCAAGGCGAAGAAAGTCGCGATCGTGGCGGCGGGCAATACCTCGTCGCTCGCCGACATGGCCGGCGTGCGGTTGCCGCTGGAGAGCCATCCGTTGCAGGCTTTGGTCTCGGAGCCGATCAAGCCGGTGGTCAACACGGTGGTCATGTCGAACGCGGTGCACGCATATATCAGCCAGTCCGACAAGGGCGATCTGGTGATCGGCGCGGGCGTCGACCAGTACACGGGGTTTGGTCAGCGCGGTAGTTTTCAGATTATCGAAGGCACCCTCGAAGCGATCGTGGAAATGTTCCCGGTGTTCTCGCGGGTGCGGATGAACCGCCAGTGGGGCGGCATCGTGGATGTGTCGCCGGACGCATGCCCGATCATCAGCAAGACTGATGTGAAGGGGCTTTATTTCAACTGCGGCTGGGGCACGGGCGGCTTCAAGGCAACGCCGGGTTCGGGTTGGGCTTATGCGCACACCATTGCGAAGGACGAGCCGCATCCGTTGAACGCGCCGTTCTCGCTGGAACGTTTCTATACCGGCCACCTGATCGACGAACACGGCGCCGCCGCTGTCGCCCATTAA
- a CDS encoding GlxA family transcriptional regulator codes for MNSAEPLPLQSIDGTTKQRIRFGIILLPNFTLTAFSGFVDLLRLSADEGDFSKPVRCSWSVLGETLAPVRASCGIQITPWETFDSAEPFDYVVVVGGLLHSGPAANDATLAFIRRSAATDATLVGMCTGVFSLMRAGVLEGHRICVSWFHYWDFIERFPSVNEEALVADRLFVIDRRRITCSGGRASIDVAAAILLRHFETATVQKALRILLVDDMQKGNAPQPHPPGLAPAAHPKVKRAILLMEQHVGRSLSLDELARKLDLSPRQLERLFKAQTGKAPQAYAKQVRLRTAAWLLTSSDKTVADIASSCGFSDASHMGREFRKQFGVPPMMYREQRGTAAEAEDSGDYDETFPGRARAI; via the coding sequence ATGAATTCCGCTGAACCGCTTCCCCTTCAATCGATCGACGGCACCACGAAGCAGCGCATCCGCTTCGGCATCATCCTGCTGCCGAACTTCACGCTGACGGCGTTTTCGGGTTTCGTCGACCTGCTGCGCCTGTCCGCGGATGAAGGCGATTTCAGCAAGCCCGTGCGCTGTTCGTGGAGCGTGCTAGGGGAAACCCTCGCTCCGGTGCGGGCGAGTTGCGGCATCCAGATCACACCGTGGGAGACGTTCGACAGCGCCGAGCCGTTCGATTACGTCGTGGTGGTGGGCGGCCTGCTGCATTCCGGGCCCGCCGCGAACGATGCGACGCTTGCCTTCATCCGCCGCTCCGCCGCCACCGATGCGACGCTCGTCGGCATGTGCACGGGCGTGTTCTCGCTGATGCGCGCGGGCGTGCTCGAAGGTCATCGTATATGCGTGAGCTGGTTTCACTACTGGGATTTCATCGAGCGCTTTCCGTCGGTCAATGAGGAAGCGCTGGTCGCCGACCGGCTGTTCGTGATCGACCGCCGGCGCATTACGTGTTCCGGCGGACGCGCGTCGATCGACGTGGCCGCCGCGATACTGTTGCGCCACTTCGAAACCGCCACGGTGCAGAAGGCGCTGCGTATTTTGCTGGTCGATGATATGCAGAAAGGCAATGCGCCGCAGCCTCATCCGCCGGGACTCGCGCCTGCCGCGCATCCGAAGGTCAAGCGGGCCATTCTGCTGATGGAGCAGCACGTAGGGCGTTCTTTATCGCTTGATGAACTGGCGCGCAAGCTTGATCTCTCACCACGTCAGTTGGAACGGCTCTTCAAGGCGCAGACTGGCAAGGCGCCGCAGGCCTACGCGAAGCAGGTGCGCTTGCGCACCGCCGCGTGGTTGCTGACGAGTTCGGATAAGACGGTGGCGGACATTGCGTCGAGCTGCGGGTTTTCCGATGCATCGCACATGGGCCGCGAATTCCGCAAGCAATTTGGCGTGCCGCCCATGATGTATCGCGAGCAGCGCGGCACGGCGGCTGAAGCGGAAGACAGTGGGGACTATGACGAGACGTTTCCGGGGCGGGCGCGGGCGATTTGA
- a CDS encoding DUF6531 domain-containing protein — MIRNRIKESPAGMVARLLAAFILLMMAFGANAADCNAVWAATGAKPGSPTCRWDAYAGVPGGMQYYNCVSLPLIDAWCAVPADDQPEARCPVADPIFPGSGAVTLTVADFVSGDDIPMLFKRTYRSKSLAASATAMGPVWFHSWQRSLGLANANNGSTSTVLAYRENGEPTIFVWSAGSWRTKAFTGLTLVQSGSGWTLTDLNTETVESYSGQGVLLTERTKTGFVRTLSYDGSGLLTTVTQHAEGTDASKDITLRLDYDDKRRLSRLDVPLGGLTQYGYDANSNLVSVTWPDGYMRRYVYDDTRFRNALTGEIDESGNRVATWSYDAQGRAVAVSHPNAVQNVQLAYNAGSTVVTGSKGSTTLSLSSIGGMLRPTGSASAAGNTNSGWDASGNLLKDTDASGGTSEYSYDDTGRPVRATVKSAGGTSITTIRYYDATSLRPSMIASPRLIQSFVYDANGNVTGISETPTTDATGSSAFDATKAAGVTTAYGMTHDANNRLAFVMQLADGKAVAQWKVNRDATGNAFNIVTLGDDLQVTEFISRDAAHRVTVGYNPTGDFYLRYDRRGRIENFKFNEYASPANGGIRRVFKARFGYSPDGQVASRTGTVAKDGSALDLNDGTDIPISSEETNQWIDNYNYGDSPVGPPANLQGARQLLGGNFLGMSTVCSGCHFSVGLIDGTIRGIAMVYRLLQNPVVRNGIGQGARKAAENWDRIKQMCKPAAETEVDGIPPGRIISEYEDITAGNSIRNIRTDVEKAEFEANLVESGYVQTLSKDGKADIFTKDGARYTVRNESNSGYPTAEFVPAGAPRGTIKIRLPL, encoded by the coding sequence ATGATAAGAAACAGAATTAAAGAGAGTCCGGCCGGGATGGTGGCCCGCCTGCTGGCCGCATTCATCCTGCTCATGATGGCGTTCGGCGCAAACGCCGCTGATTGCAATGCGGTGTGGGCGGCCACTGGCGCAAAGCCAGGTTCGCCCACCTGTCGGTGGGATGCTTACGCCGGCGTACCGGGCGGTATGCAGTACTACAACTGCGTTAGTTTGCCGCTTATAGACGCGTGGTGTGCGGTACCGGCGGATGACCAGCCGGAGGCTAGGTGTCCGGTTGCCGACCCGATATTCCCAGGCAGTGGAGCGGTCACGTTGACGGTTGCCGATTTTGTCAGCGGTGACGATATTCCGATGCTTTTCAAGCGGACGTACCGTTCAAAGTCACTGGCGGCGTCCGCGACGGCGATGGGGCCGGTCTGGTTCCATAGTTGGCAGCGTAGCCTGGGACTGGCGAATGCCAATAATGGCAGCACATCAACGGTGCTGGCGTATCGGGAGAATGGCGAGCCCACTATTTTCGTTTGGTCCGCTGGTAGCTGGCGAACAAAGGCCTTCACCGGTCTGACGCTGGTGCAGAGCGGCTCGGGATGGACTCTCACCGACCTGAATACGGAAACTGTCGAATCGTATTCCGGTCAGGGTGTGCTGCTGACCGAACGCACAAAGACAGGCTTTGTGCGCACGCTGAGCTATGACGGCTCCGGTCTGCTGACCACTGTTACACAGCACGCCGAAGGCACGGATGCCAGCAAGGACATCACGCTTCGGCTCGACTACGACGATAAGCGTCGTCTGTCGCGTCTCGATGTTCCGCTAGGTGGTCTGACCCAGTACGGATACGACGCGAATAGCAATCTTGTTTCGGTCACGTGGCCGGATGGATACATGCGCCGCTACGTCTACGACGACACGCGGTTCAGGAACGCATTGACCGGCGAGATCGACGAGTCGGGCAATCGCGTTGCGACGTGGAGCTACGATGCTCAAGGTCGCGCGGTGGCAGTCAGTCATCCCAATGCTGTACAGAACGTGCAGTTGGCGTATAACGCGGGCTCGACGGTTGTCACCGGTAGCAAAGGTTCCACCACGCTGAGTCTGTCGTCGATCGGCGGCATGCTCCGGCCGACCGGGAGCGCCTCGGCCGCAGGCAATACGAACTCGGGGTGGGATGCGTCAGGCAATTTGCTGAAAGACACGGACGCCAGCGGTGGCACGTCCGAATACAGCTATGACGATACCGGGCGCCCGGTTCGGGCGACGGTGAAGAGTGCGGGCGGCACATCCATAACGACGATCCGTTATTACGACGCAACCAGTCTGCGTCCGTCGATGATCGCATCGCCAAGGTTGATCCAGTCTTTCGTGTACGACGCGAACGGCAATGTCACAGGGATAAGTGAGACGCCGACTACTGACGCGACCGGCTCCAGCGCTTTCGATGCAACGAAGGCAGCTGGGGTAACGACCGCGTACGGCATGACCCACGACGCCAACAACCGGCTTGCGTTTGTAATGCAACTGGCGGACGGAAAGGCAGTTGCGCAGTGGAAAGTCAACCGTGATGCAACGGGCAATGCGTTCAACATTGTCACGCTTGGCGACGATCTCCAGGTCACGGAGTTTATCTCGCGCGATGCCGCCCACCGCGTCACCGTGGGCTATAACCCCACGGGCGATTTCTACCTGCGTTACGACCGGCGGGGACGCATCGAGAACTTCAAGTTCAATGAATACGCGAGTCCGGCGAACGGCGGAATTCGACGCGTTTTCAAGGCCAGGTTCGGTTATTCGCCAGACGGGCAGGTTGCATCGCGTACGGGTACGGTTGCCAAGGACGGCAGCGCTCTCGATTTGAACGATGGCACGGACATTCCGATCTCCAGCGAAGAGACCAATCAATGGATCGATAACTATAACTATGGTGACTCGCCGGTGGGGCCGCCTGCGAATCTCCAAGGCGCGCGACAACTGCTGGGGGGCAACTTCCTGGGCATGTCGACCGTTTGCAGTGGCTGTCATTTTTCGGTCGGACTGATCGACGGAACGATACGCGGTATCGCGATGGTGTACCGGTTGTTGCAGAACCCGGTCGTTCGCAATGGCATCGGGCAGGGCGCGAGGAAAGCAGCGGAGAACTGGGATCGCATCAAGCAGATGTGCAAGCCCGCCGCGGAGACGGAGGTGGATGGGATTCCGCCGGGGCGGATCATATCGGAGTATGAGGATATCACGGCAGGCAATAGCATCCGCAACATCAGGACTGACGTTGAGAAAGCGGAGTTCGAAGCTAATCTGGTAGAAAGTGGCTACGTGCAGACGCTGAGCAAAGACGGAAAGGCCGACATCTTTACCAAAGATGGTGCACGCTACACAGTCAGGAACGAATCGAACTCTGGATATCCGACCGCTGAATTTGTGCCAGCTGGCGCACCACGAGGGACCATTAAGATACGGCTTCCACTATGA